In Syntrophus gentianae, the following proteins share a genomic window:
- a CDS encoding glycosyltransferase family 2 protein — MLYPDFSIEEYYLVAILTVILQMPDIRDSDEPVLRLLSDSPLVKTIWISSRTSTRQPASPKCRTAPPAVLNSGDTLNALLDRIDTPWLLIIPDAQGLDIPPSSLERLLEVGELTGAGLVYADFRERGIDGRLTDHPLLDYQLGSIRDTFDFGPLMLFSVPAISQALDSRGAIPSLDAAGLYDLRLKLSLNSAFFHLPEFLCTRTEIDARSSGEKLFDYVRLDQQKIQREMETVATAHLQRLGACLAPEFEALPPSRQDFPVEASVIIPVRNRRRTILEAVDSALSQKTDFSFNVIVVDNFSSDGTSELLAERAKDCPALKHRLPERNDLDIGGCWNAAIQDNACGRYAVQLDSDDLYSRPDALQQMVDLLRTDRYAMVVGAYTLVNEHLEEIPPGLIDHREWTPENGRNNALRINGLGAPRAFSTELLRKTGFLNVGYGEDYALALRLSRQYEIGRIYESLYLCRRWTDNTDAALPIEKSNRNDFFKDRIRTLEILARQQQNGRLP; from the coding sequence ATGCTTTATCCTGACTTTTCTATCGAGGAGTATTACCTGGTGGCCATTTTGACCGTTATTCTGCAAATGCCGGACATTCGGGATTCGGATGAGCCGGTGCTGCGTCTTTTGAGCGATTCACCTCTCGTCAAGACCATCTGGATCTCATCCAGAACTTCGACCCGGCAACCGGCTTCCCCAAAGTGCCGGACGGCCCCCCCGGCGGTCCTTAATTCCGGCGATACCCTGAATGCCCTTCTCGACCGGATCGACACCCCGTGGCTCTTGATAATCCCGGACGCCCAGGGGCTGGACATTCCCCCTTCGTCTCTGGAGCGCCTGCTGGAGGTTGGCGAACTGACCGGGGCCGGTCTGGTTTATGCCGATTTCCGGGAACGTGGGATCGATGGACGGCTCACGGATCACCCCCTCCTCGATTATCAGCTGGGCAGCATCCGGGACACCTTTGACTTCGGCCCGCTGATGCTCTTTTCCGTTCCGGCCATTTCTCAGGCCCTGGATTCCCGGGGGGCGATTCCCTCTCTGGATGCAGCCGGGCTTTACGACCTACGATTGAAGCTGTCCCTCAACTCCGCTTTCTTCCATCTTCCGGAATTTCTCTGCACCCGGACGGAGATCGATGCCCGCAGCAGCGGCGAGAAACTCTTCGATTACGTCCGTCTTGATCAGCAGAAGATTCAGCGGGAAATGGAAACCGTGGCGACGGCCCATCTGCAGCGCCTCGGCGCCTGTCTTGCCCCTGAATTCGAAGCCCTGCCCCCAAGCCGTCAGGATTTTCCCGTGGAGGCCAGCGTCATCATTCCCGTGCGCAACCGGCGGCGGACCATCCTCGAAGCCGTGGACAGCGCCCTTTCCCAGAAAACGGATTTTTCCTTTAACGTGATCGTTGTGGACAACTTTTCTTCCGACGGGACCAGCGAACTCCTGGCCGAGCGGGCGAAGGACTGTCCCGCTCTGAAACATCGCCTTCCGGAACGGAATGACCTGGATATCGGCGGCTGCTGGAATGCCGCCATCCAGGACAATGCCTGCGGACGCTATGCGGTGCAGCTCGATTCAGACGACCTTTACAGTCGGCCCGATGCCCTGCAGCAGATGGTGGATCTCCTGCGGACCGATCGCTATGCCATGGTCGTCGGGGCCTACACCCTCGTCAACGAACACCTGGAAGAGATTCCTCCCGGCTTAATCGATCATCGGGAATGGACGCCGGAGAACGGCCGCAACAACGCCCTGCGGATCAACGGGCTTGGCGCGCCGCGCGCCTTTTCCACGGAACTCCTCCGGAAAACCGGCTTTCTCAATGTCGGCTATGGAGAGGATTACGCACTGGCCCTGCGTCTCTCCCGGCAGTACGAAATCGGCAGAATTTACGAGAGTCTCTACCTTTGCCGCCGCTGGACGGACAATACCGACGCCGCCCTGCCCATCGAGAAAAGCAACCGCAATGACTTTTTCAAGGATCGGATCCGGACACTGGAAATCCTGGCCCGGCAGCAGCAAAACGGAAGGCTCCCGTGA
- a CDS encoding GNAT family N-acetyltransferase — MTSVSVRPWQLVDLPAIRALIWRSWLATYSGFIPREDLRTYFDAHYTLKALQAHFADEYVSGFVLEQEGNLCGYARTRIHLEMDRFHLASLYLLPEFEGRGLGGILLQEVLNEAGRRGFDNLWLGVMVPNTRALAWYQKRGFDFLVSMPFTMGDTTVDHLIGCLKIDKR; from the coding sequence GTGACTTCGGTTTCCGTCCGCCCCTGGCAACTCGTCGATCTGCCCGCAATCCGCGCCCTGATCTGGCGGTCCTGGCTGGCGACCTACAGCGGTTTCATTCCCCGGGAAGATCTGCGGACCTATTTTGATGCGCACTATACCTTGAAGGCCCTGCAGGCACACTTCGCGGATGAATATGTATCGGGATTCGTGCTCGAGCAGGAAGGAAATCTCTGCGGTTACGCCCGGACTCGAATTCATCTGGAGATGGATCGCTTCCATCTTGCTTCCCTGTACCTTCTGCCGGAATTTGAAGGACGGGGGCTGGGTGGAATCCTGCTTCAGGAGGTCTTGAATGAAGCCGGACGCCGCGGATTCGACAACCTGTGGCTCGGGGTTATGGTCCCGAATACCCGGGCGCTGGCCTGGTATCAGAAAAGGGGATTCGATTTTCTTGTGTCCATGCCCTTTACCATGGGGGATACAACCGTGGATCATTTGATCGGCTGTTTGAAAATCGACAAGAGGTAA
- a CDS encoding DUF4922 domain-containing protein, with the protein MERNPFSASRIFADFDPERDFEAGPRLPDLCGQLLSRQKGNWPKLKAGYDAVADSLFRTIDCGGFSVVLQFNPQRIVSSGARVDPASISARPCFLCPANLPEAQQGILYRRHFLVLCNPFPIFPQHYTISDLNHSPQSLEEHLDIFLLLARDLAPSLAVFYNGPRCGASAPDHLHFQACPAGSLPIEGQLDDGRPVLPVATYRSARISRVKDLGRAVLAIEVSDAADLIDAIKKILTVMKDNVFPDKEPMLNLHGSFHEGKWRVLLFPRRKGRPDLYDREEAERVLISPASVEMGGLLVAPVERDFRRLNPDLVRHIYREVSVDPALLDEWTDQLSRMGD; encoded by the coding sequence ATGGAGCGAAATCCATTCTCCGCCTCCAGAATCTTTGCGGATTTTGATCCGGAAAGAGATTTTGAAGCCGGCCCAAGGCTTCCCGATCTGTGCGGGCAGCTCCTGAGTCGGCAGAAGGGGAACTGGCCGAAGTTGAAGGCCGGTTATGATGCGGTTGCGGACTCCCTTTTCCGCACCATCGACTGCGGTGGTTTCTCCGTTGTCCTTCAGTTCAATCCCCAGCGGATCGTCAGCAGTGGCGCCCGCGTGGATCCGGCATCCATATCGGCGCGGCCCTGCTTTCTGTGCCCGGCAAATCTTCCGGAAGCCCAGCAGGGGATTCTCTATCGGCGTCATTTCCTGGTCCTCTGCAACCCCTTTCCCATCTTCCCTCAGCATTATACGATCAGCGACCTGAACCACAGTCCCCAATCCCTGGAAGAGCATCTGGACATCTTTCTTCTCCTTGCCCGGGATCTCGCTCCCTCCCTGGCTGTTTTCTACAACGGGCCGCGCTGCGGGGCCTCGGCGCCGGACCACCTGCACTTTCAGGCCTGCCCGGCAGGCAGCCTGCCCATTGAAGGGCAACTGGATGACGGACGCCCCGTTCTGCCTGTTGCGACTTACCGCTCAGCAAGGATTTCCCGTGTGAAAGATTTAGGCCGGGCCGTCCTGGCCATTGAAGTATCCGATGCTGCAGACTTGATAGACGCCATCAAAAAGATCCTAACGGTGATGAAGGATAATGTTTTTCCCGATAAGGAACCGATGCTCAACCTCCATGGGTCCTTTCATGAAGGGAAATGGCGGGTTCTCCTCTTTCCCCGACGGAAAGGCCGTCCGGATCTTTACGACCGGGAAGAGGCGGAACGGGTCCTGATCAGCCCGGCAAGCGTTGAGATGGGGGGATTACTGGTCGCTCCCGTCGAAAGAGACTTCCGGAGGCTGAATCCCGATCTTGTCCGCCATATCTACCGGGAAGTTTCCGTAGACCCGGCCCTTTTGGACGAATGGACGGATCAGCTCTCCCGGATGGGTGACTAA
- a CDS encoding Crp/Fnr family transcriptional regulator translates to MDNILKILRSIPLFQGLSESQLGQIRDIARDKLYDKGKEIFAEGEEGDGFYVVASGQVKIYKLSLEGKEQILHIYGPGNSFGEVAVFSGKRFPANASTLLKSHLLFFPRTAFVSLISGNPSLCLNLLADLSMRLRQFTVQIENLTLKEVPGRLASYLLYLSDAEGQGDRLSLGISKGQLASLLGTIPETLSRILSRMTSADLIEVKGKEITIRDRDGLQELAETGKLGG, encoded by the coding sequence ATGGACAATATTTTGAAAATTCTCAGGTCGATCCCCCTTTTTCAAGGGCTCTCCGAATCTCAGCTCGGTCAGATCCGGGATATCGCCCGCGACAAACTTTACGATAAGGGGAAGGAGATCTTTGCCGAAGGAGAGGAAGGGGACGGGTTTTATGTGGTGGCCTCCGGACAGGTCAAAATCTATAAGCTTTCCCTGGAAGGAAAGGAACAGATTCTCCACATCTACGGCCCGGGAAACTCCTTTGGCGAGGTGGCCGTTTTTTCCGGAAAGCGCTTTCCCGCCAATGCAAGCACCCTCCTGAAGAGCCATCTTCTCTTCTTTCCCCGGACAGCCTTCGTGTCGCTCATCTCCGGGAACCCATCCCTGTGCCTGAATCTCCTTGCCGACTTGTCCATGCGCCTGCGGCAGTTTACGGTCCAGATTGAGAATCTGACCCTCAAGGAAGTTCCAGGCCGACTGGCCTCTTATCTACTCTACCTCAGCGATGCCGAGGGACAGGGGGATCGTCTCTCCCTCGGCATCTCCAAAGGGCAACTGGCCAGCCTGCTGGGAACGATCCCGGAGACCCTCTCCCGGATCCTCTCCAGAATGACCAGTGCCGATCTGATCGAAGTCAAGGGGAAGGAGATTACGATTCGAGACCGGGATGGCCTGCAGGAACTGGCGGAAACAGGAAAACTGGGCGGTTAG
- the hcp gene encoding hydroxylamine reductase → MFCFQCEQTAGGTGCTKGGVCGKTPEVAALQDLLLYALKGLALVALEAEKAGVRDDEADRFTVEALFSTLTNVDFDPDRFVLLLNSTAKLREGLAEKVRKAGGKVELSDAAALFQPEATLAGLVAQGEKVGVKSDPQADPDVLALKELLIYGMKGVAAYADHARILGKTDDVITRFLYEGLAATRNAALGVSEMVPLVLKCGEVNLRTMEILDAANTEAYGHPVPTAVPLGAKKGKAILVSGHDLKDLDLLLQQTAGKGISVYTHGEMLPCHGYPGLKKHSHFYGHYGTAWQNQKKEFDAFPGAILMTTNCIQKPADSYQGNIFTTGLVGYPGVTHIANKDFTPVIEKALALPGFTEDMPGKSVMVGFARNAVLGVADKVIEGVKNKAIRHFFLVAGCDGAKPGRNYYTEFVEKVPNDCVVLTLACGKFRFFDKDLGDIGGIPRLLDIGQCNDAYSAIAIAGALANAFGCGVNDLPLSMVLSWYEQKAVAILLTLLHLGIRDIRLGPSLPAFVTPNILNVLVQNFNIMPISTPDEDLKAILG, encoded by the coding sequence ATGTTTTGTTTTCAATGTGAGCAGACGGCAGGTGGAACAGGATGTACGAAGGGCGGTGTGTGCGGAAAGACGCCGGAAGTGGCGGCGCTGCAGGATCTTCTTCTCTATGCATTGAAAGGGCTGGCTCTTGTTGCCCTGGAGGCGGAAAAAGCCGGGGTCCGCGATGATGAGGCCGACCGCTTCACCGTCGAAGCCCTCTTTTCCACTCTGACCAATGTGGATTTTGATCCGGACCGTTTCGTTCTCCTTCTGAATTCAACGGCAAAGCTTCGCGAAGGGCTGGCGGAGAAAGTCAGGAAGGCCGGCGGAAAGGTTGAACTATCCGACGCCGCTGCGCTTTTCCAGCCGGAGGCGACGCTGGCAGGTCTGGTTGCCCAAGGGGAAAAGGTGGGCGTCAAATCCGATCCGCAGGCCGATCCCGATGTCCTGGCCCTGAAAGAACTCTTGATCTACGGCATGAAGGGGGTCGCGGCCTATGCCGATCATGCCCGGATTCTGGGAAAAACAGATGATGTGATCACACGGTTTCTCTATGAAGGCCTGGCGGCCACCCGCAATGCCGCGCTGGGCGTGAGCGAAATGGTTCCCCTCGTCCTGAAATGCGGGGAGGTCAACCTCAGGACCATGGAAATCCTCGATGCGGCCAATACGGAAGCCTATGGTCATCCCGTTCCCACCGCCGTTCCCCTCGGGGCGAAGAAGGGAAAGGCCATCCTCGTTTCCGGACACGACCTCAAAGACCTGGATCTGCTCCTTCAGCAGACAGCCGGAAAAGGGATCAGTGTCTACACCCATGGCGAGATGCTTCCCTGCCACGGTTATCCGGGACTGAAGAAGCATTCCCATTTCTACGGTCATTACGGAACGGCCTGGCAGAACCAGAAGAAGGAATTCGACGCCTTTCCCGGTGCCATCCTCATGACGACCAACTGCATCCAGAAACCGGCTGATTCCTACCAGGGCAACATCTTCACCACCGGCCTCGTGGGATATCCGGGCGTCACCCACATTGCCAATAAGGACTTCACCCCCGTGATTGAGAAGGCCCTGGCGCTGCCTGGTTTTACGGAAGATATGCCCGGCAAGTCGGTGATGGTCGGGTTTGCCCGGAACGCCGTCCTCGGCGTGGCGGACAAGGTCATCGAAGGAGTGAAGAACAAGGCGATCCGGCACTTCTTCCTGGTGGCGGGCTGTGACGGCGCCAAACCGGGAAGGAACTACTACACGGAATTCGTGGAAAAGGTTCCAAATGATTGCGTGGTCCTCACCCTGGCCTGTGGGAAATTCCGCTTCTTCGACAAGGATCTCGGAGACATCGGCGGCATCCCCCGTCTGCTCGACATCGGCCAGTGCAATGACGCCTATTCGGCCATCGCCATCGCCGGGGCGCTGGCCAATGCCTTCGGTTGCGGGGTGAACGATCTGCCCCTTTCCATGGTTCTTTCCTGGTATGAGCAGAAGGCCGTTGCCATTCTCCTGACCCTGCTCCATCTCGGGATCAGGGACATCCGGCTGGGGCCAAGTCTTCCCGCCTTTGTGACGCCCAACATCCTGAACGTCCTCGTGCAGAACTTCAACATCATGCCCATCTCGACGCCTGATGAGGATCTGAAGGCGATTCTGGGTTAA
- a CDS encoding anaerobic nitric oxide reductase flavorubredoxin, translated as MAFKIKGNVSWVGKIDWELRKFHGDEYSTHRGSTYNSYLIEEEKIALIDTVWLPFAKEYVANLEAVLDLEKIDYVIANHGETDHSGALPELMRRIPDKPIYCTANGVKSLKGHYHQDWDFRPVKTGDRLSLGSKELIFIEAPMLHWPDTMFCYLTGDNVLFSNDAFGQHYASEFIFNDLVDQNELMAECIKYYANILTPFSVMVDRKIKEVLSLGLPVDVICTSHGVIWRKDPLRIVEQYLKWANDYQENQITILYDTMWNGTRIMAEHVARGIRLADPLVNVKLYNVARTDKNDVISEVFKSKAVLAGSPTINRGILTAVAGILEEISGLKFKGKKAAAFGCYGWSGESVKILNQRLQEAGFQIVDEGLRCFWNPDEEAIKACEEFGLKVAGLF; from the coding sequence ATGGCGTTTAAAATCAAGGGAAATGTTTCCTGGGTGGGAAAGATCGATTGGGAACTGCGGAAATTTCACGGCGACGAGTATTCGACCCATCGCGGTTCGACCTACAATTCCTACCTGATTGAGGAGGAAAAAATCGCCCTGATCGACACGGTCTGGCTTCCCTTTGCCAAAGAATATGTGGCCAACTTGGAAGCGGTCCTGGATCTGGAAAAGATCGACTATGTCATTGCCAACCATGGGGAGACCGACCACAGCGGCGCTCTGCCGGAATTGATGCGCCGAATCCCCGACAAACCGATTTACTGTACGGCAAATGGCGTCAAGTCCCTGAAAGGGCACTATCACCAGGATTGGGATTTTCGCCCCGTCAAGACGGGGGACCGTCTGAGCCTGGGGAGCAAGGAACTGATTTTCATCGAGGCGCCCATGCTTCACTGGCCGGACACCATGTTCTGCTATCTGACGGGAGACAATGTCCTCTTCAGCAACGATGCCTTCGGTCAGCATTACGCCTCGGAATTCATCTTCAATGATCTGGTGGACCAGAACGAACTCATGGCGGAATGCATCAAGTACTACGCCAACATCCTCACACCTTTCAGTGTGATGGTGGACAGGAAGATCAAGGAGGTTCTGTCCCTCGGTCTTCCCGTAGACGTTATCTGTACGAGTCATGGTGTGATCTGGCGCAAGGATCCCCTCCGGATCGTGGAGCAGTACCTCAAATGGGCCAACGACTATCAGGAGAACCAGATTACGATCCTTTACGATACCATGTGGAACGGCACCCGGATCATGGCGGAACATGTCGCACGGGGGATCAGATTGGCGGACCCGCTGGTAAACGTGAAACTCTATAATGTTGCCCGTACGGACAAGAATGATGTCATTTCGGAAGTCTTTAAGTCCAAGGCCGTCCTGGCCGGCTCCCCGACGATTAATCGGGGGATTCTAACAGCGGTGGCGGGAATCCTGGAGGAGATCAGCGGCCTTAAATTCAAGGGGAAAAAAGCGGCGGCCTTCGGTTGCTACGGCTGGAGCGGTGAATCGGTGAAAATTCTGAACCAGCGGCTGCAGGAGGCTGGATTTCAAATCGTCGACGAGGGGCTCCGCTGTTTTTGGAATCCCGATGAAGAAGCCATCAAGGCTTGCGAAGAATTCGGCCTTAAAGTGGCGGGGCTGTTTTAG
- a CDS encoding ATP-binding protein: protein MKTKRKIIEIDEELCNGCGQCVSACAESALALVDGKARVVSDNLCDGLGACIGECPTGALKIVEREADEFDHSAVEMARRCPSSQVVVSFPSVVTSAESRPSTLSHWPVKIRLVPEGAPFLKGADLLVVADCVPVAFPDLHGKLLPGRTVMVGCPKFDETDAYVEKFAGIFRNAGLKRVTVAIMEVPCCSGLPRIVRRAMDLAGKNIPLDIVVISRQGKIIDEGKKLVCL, encoded by the coding sequence ATGAAAACGAAGCGTAAGATTATAGAAATAGATGAGGAGCTCTGCAATGGCTGTGGCCAGTGCGTTTCCGCCTGTGCGGAAAGTGCACTGGCCCTTGTGGACGGCAAGGCCAGGGTCGTCTCCGACAACCTCTGCGACGGATTGGGCGCCTGCATCGGGGAATGCCCTACGGGGGCCCTGAAAATCGTGGAGCGGGAGGCCGACGAGTTTGATCACTCCGCCGTGGAAATGGCCCGTCGCTGTCCGTCCTCTCAGGTGGTCGTGAGTTTCCCCTCGGTTGTCACTTCCGCGGAATCCCGTCCGTCCACTCTTTCCCACTGGCCGGTCAAGATCCGGCTGGTGCCGGAGGGCGCCCCCTTTCTTAAGGGGGCTGATCTTCTCGTCGTTGCGGACTGCGTCCCCGTTGCCTTTCCTGATCTCCATGGGAAATTACTCCCGGGAAGGACCGTCATGGTGGGATGTCCGAAGTTTGATGAAACCGATGCCTACGTAGAGAAATTTGCCGGGATCTTCCGGAATGCCGGGTTGAAGCGCGTTACCGTGGCCATCATGGAGGTTCCCTGCTGTTCCGGGCTGCCGCGGATCGTCAGGAGGGCGATGGATCTTGCCGGCAAAAATATTCCCCTGGATATCGTGGTGATCAGCCGCCAGGGAAAAATAATCGACGAGGGAAAGAAGCTCGTCTGCCTTTAA
- a CDS encoding cupin domain-containing protein, producing MEKIKEKEKGIPFNLENEVAYADGSVVSKTLLNSLAGTVTLFSFDAGQGLSEHTAPFDAMVHLLDGEAKITIGGNPNLVSKGDMLIMPANVPHALMAEKPFKMLLIMIRGKQE from the coding sequence ATGGAAAAGATCAAAGAGAAAGAGAAGGGGATTCCCTTCAACCTGGAAAATGAGGTTGCCTACGCCGACGGCTCCGTGGTCAGCAAAACCCTGCTCAACAGTCTCGCCGGGACGGTCACCCTTTTTTCCTTCGATGCCGGGCAGGGATTGAGCGAACACACCGCGCCCTTCGATGCGATGGTCCATCTCCTCGACGGAGAAGCGAAGATTACCATCGGCGGGAACCCGAACCTCGTTTCCAAAGGCGATATGCTGATTATGCCCGCCAATGTCCCGCACGCCCTGATGGCGGAGAAGCCCTTCAAGATGCTTTTGATCATGATTCGGGGAAAGCAGGAATAA
- a CDS encoding N-acetylmuramoyl-L-alanine amidase-like domain-containing protein encodes MKDRAKREEDILHAPEDPVLFRKIIENLVCLQAKGLSPGAGVAAAGLAFLGRPYGTNTLEREGPERLILNLRELDCFTFLENAVALERLVRTGATDFADYAAALKRLRYRKGILDGYASRLHYFSDWLGDAEAKGFVRIMTKALGGQHLEKSISYMTHHRESFPALEAAETFRQMREIEERITSELNDFLPREKLREIEDQIQDGDLLAITTSVDGLDVAHVGIALRQRRRVHLLHASRLAGEVLISPETLYGYLRKKKERTGVMVARVT; translated from the coding sequence ATGAAAGACAGGGCCAAAAGAGAAGAGGACATCCTTCATGCTCCGGAAGATCCCGTCCTTTTTCGTAAAATTATTGAGAACCTGGTGTGTCTTCAGGCAAAGGGGCTTTCCCCCGGAGCGGGTGTTGCAGCTGCCGGCCTCGCCTTTCTGGGCCGGCCATACGGAACCAACACACTGGAACGGGAAGGTCCGGAACGGCTGATTCTCAATCTGCGGGAACTGGACTGCTTTACCTTTCTGGAGAATGCCGTGGCTCTGGAGCGGCTGGTCCGAACAGGGGCGACGGACTTTGCAGATTACGCCGCAGCCCTGAAGCGACTGCGCTATCGGAAAGGGATTTTAGACGGTTACGCCTCCCGTCTCCATTATTTTTCAGACTGGCTCGGCGATGCCGAAGCGAAGGGATTTGTCCGCATTATGACGAAAGCCCTCGGGGGTCAGCACCTGGAAAAGTCGATCTCCTATATGACGCACCATCGGGAAAGTTTCCCGGCTCTGGAAGCTGCGGAGACTTTCCGGCAGATGCGGGAGATCGAGGAGCGGATCACGTCGGAATTGAACGATTTCCTCCCTCGGGAAAAGCTGCGTGAGATTGAGGACCAGATCCAGGACGGCGACCTCCTGGCGATCACGACGAGCGTAGACGGTCTGGATGTGGCACATGTGGGAATCGCCCTGCGTCAACGGCGCCGGGTTCACCTCCTCCATGCCTCTCGACTTGCCGGAGAGGTGCTGATCAGTCCGGAGACGCTTTACGGATACCTGAGAAAAAAGAAGGAACGCACCGGGGTGATGGTGGCACGGGTAACGTAA
- a CDS encoding acetate--CoA ligase family protein has translation MRTFFYPESMVVVGASPRKKNLGHLIILNNVRLDCKVRLYGLSSEEGEIAGIHVYKDFPSLPEIPDVALFITPAAAIPDLLEECGKRGIRHVVIESSGFSEFSRDENDALEEKILKIAERYGIRFVGPNCIGIVNYDLNLVMPFLLYKKSLPGGRVGMISQSGGLGHIYLETLPENAVRPGKMVSVGNKLQIDETDFLQYFLEDEATDMVVVYLEGFKRGRDFFRTALSASKPIILQKSNRNPLSASIARSHTAALSASDDVVDGFCRQAAVIRVEDEQEAISAVKILQQPLMRGRRLAVLSRSGGHAVITADACSQYGFDLVPFPESFFERLNTLYTRRVIAPQNPLDLGEIFDYRIYARIMEEALKLDEVDGVLFNHVYQSHYESDMSKTFLGELDSLVRKYNKPAAVAVITDAAETLELMKSFPVYTSPLAAVKALNLSATYAERKELRDARGEGNALSFALPELQGRLAGFIEEKRHPLADECIDLLRTAGLSFVRSIKINQASDLEAGAVSFPVAVKLLSSQASHKSDVGGVRLNLPDRDALAQALSAIRSSVSEHAPGVSVEGFLVQEMAPEGQEFFVGGRQDPVFGPVVVAGLGGIFLEIFRDSAVRIAPVTPNEARDMLRGLHAWPILQGRRGQAPRDVEALTDLICRVAALLVDAPQIAEIDLNPVFVHAAGRGISLADARILMSLKD, from the coding sequence ATGAGGACTTTTTTTTATCCAGAGAGCATGGTGGTGGTGGGGGCATCTCCCCGAAAGAAGAATCTTGGACATCTGATCATTCTGAACAACGTCCGTCTGGACTGCAAGGTGCGTCTTTACGGGTTGAGCTCCGAGGAAGGCGAGATCGCCGGCATACACGTCTACAAGGATTTTCCAAGCCTTCCGGAAATACCGGATGTCGCCCTCTTTATTACCCCGGCAGCGGCCATTCCAGACCTGCTGGAGGAATGCGGGAAACGGGGAATCCGCCATGTGGTGATCGAATCCAGCGGCTTCAGTGAATTCTCCCGGGACGAAAACGATGCCCTGGAAGAAAAAATCCTGAAGATTGCCGAACGCTACGGCATTCGTTTCGTGGGGCCCAACTGTATCGGAATTGTCAATTATGACCTCAACCTGGTCATGCCTTTTCTCCTTTATAAGAAGAGTCTGCCCGGAGGCCGCGTGGGTATGATCTCCCAGAGCGGCGGCCTCGGCCACATCTACCTGGAAACCCTGCCGGAAAACGCCGTCCGGCCGGGCAAGATGGTCAGCGTCGGCAACAAACTCCAGATCGATGAAACAGATTTTCTCCAGTACTTTCTGGAAGACGAAGCGACGGACATGGTGGTCGTTTATCTCGAGGGCTTCAAACGGGGCCGCGATTTCTTCCGGACTGCCCTGTCTGCATCCAAACCCATCATCCTGCAGAAATCCAACCGCAATCCCCTGAGTGCCAGCATCGCCCGTTCCCATACCGCCGCGCTGTCCGCGAGCGATGACGTGGTCGATGGATTCTGCCGTCAGGCGGCGGTCATCCGGGTGGAGGACGAACAGGAGGCCATTTCCGCCGTTAAGATTCTTCAACAGCCCCTGATGCGGGGCCGAAGGTTAGCCGTTCTCTCCCGCTCGGGGGGCCACGCCGTTATAACCGCGGATGCCTGTTCCCAGTATGGATTCGATCTCGTTCCCTTTCCCGAAAGTTTCTTTGAACGACTCAATACCCTCTACACGCGGCGGGTCATTGCCCCGCAGAACCCTCTCGATCTGGGAGAAATATTCGATTACCGGATCTATGCCCGGATTATGGAAGAGGCCCTTAAACTCGATGAAGTCGATGGCGTCCTGTTCAATCACGTCTACCAGTCCCATTACGAGTCTGACATGTCGAAAACCTTCCTGGGAGAGCTGGACTCCCTGGTCCGGAAATACAATAAACCCGCCGCCGTGGCCGTCATTACCGATGCGGCGGAAACCCTGGAACTCATGAAAAGCTTTCCCGTATACACCAGTCCCCTGGCGGCCGTCAAAGCCCTCAACCTTTCCGCAACCTATGCGGAGCGTAAGGAACTGCGGGATGCCCGCGGCGAAGGGAACGCCCTTTCCTTTGCCCTGCCGGAGCTGCAGGGGCGTCTGGCTGGGTTTATCGAAGAAAAGCGTCATCCCCTGGCCGATGAATGCATCGACCTGCTGAGGACCGCGGGTCTGAGTTTCGTTCGCAGCATCAAAATAAACCAGGCCTCGGATCTGGAGGCGGGAGCGGTTTCATTCCCCGTGGCGGTGAAACTTCTTTCGAGTCAGGCGTCCCACAAGTCGGATGTCGGCGGGGTCCGGTTGAACCTGCCGGATCGGGATGCCCTCGCGCAGGCCCTGTCGGCGATTCGCTCCTCGGTTTCGGAACACGCCCCGGGTGTGTCTGTGGAAGGATTTCTGGTGCAGGAAATGGCTCCGGAAGGTCAGGAATTCTTTGTCGGCGGCCGGCAGGATCCGGTCTTCGGGCCGGTCGTGGTGGCTGGCCTGGGGGGGATTTTTCTGGAAATCTTCCGGGACTCCGCCGTCCGCATTGCCCCGGTGACGCCCAATGAAGCCCGGGACATGCTGCGCGGACTCCATGCCTGGCCGATTCTCCAGGGCCGCCGGGGGCAGGCGCCCCGTGACGTGGAGGCGCTGACGGATCTGATCTGCCGGGTCGCCGCACTGCTTGTCGATGCCCCACAGATCGCCGAAATCGACCTGAATCCCGTTTTTGTCCATGCGGCCGGCAGGGGAATCTCCCTTGCCGATGCCCGGATTCTTATGTCCCTGAAAGATTGA